The proteins below are encoded in one region of Ciconia boyciana chromosome 19, ASM3463844v1, whole genome shotgun sequence:
- the SLC25A33 gene encoding solute carrier family 25 member 33 isoform X2 has product MVRPTSVSPGLFSVLKSILEKEGPRSLFRGLGPNLVGVAPSRAVYFACYSKAKERFNGIFVPNSNIVHICSAGSAAFITNSLMNPIWMVKTRMQLERKVRGSKPMNALQCARYVYQTEGIRGFYRGLTASYAGISETIICFAIYENLKKHLKEVQLSPSPPNGTERNSTNFFGLMFAAAVSKGCASCIAYPHEVIRTRLREEGTKYKTFIQTARLVAREEGYLAFYRGLFAQLIRQIPNTAIVLSTYELIVYLLEDHAK; this is encoded by the exons ATGGTCAGGCCAACATCTGTATCACCCGGGCTCTTCAGTGTTCTCAA gtcaattctggaaaaagaaggacCAAGGTCACTCTTCCGAGGGCTGGGTCCAAACTTGGTTGGAGTTGCACCATCAAG AGCTGTCTATTTTGCATGCTACTCCAAAGCCAAAGAGCGATTTAATGGCATTTTTGTGCCCAACAGCAACATTGTGCACATCTGTTCTGCAGGTTCTGCAG cctttatCACAAATTCCCTGATGAATCCTATATGGATGGTGAAAACCAGAATGCAACTGGAACGGAA aGTCAGGGGTTCAAAACCAATGAATGCTTTGCAGTGTGCTAGATATGTTTACCAGACAGAAGGTATCCGCGGCTTCTATAGGGGCCTGACCGCCTCCTATGCTGGGATTTCGGAGACCATTATCTGCTTTGCTATttatgaaaatttgaaaaagcaCTTAAAGGAAGTCcagctctccccttctcctcctaaTGGGACCGAAAGGAACTCAACAAACTTCTTTGGACTgatgtttgctgctgctgtttccaagGGCTGTGCCTCTTGTATCGCTTATCCACATG aggtCATACGGACACGGCTGCGAGAAGAAGGCACTAAATACAAGACTTTCATTCAGACAGCACGTCTGGTAGCACGTGAAGAAGGCTATCTCGCCTTCTATAGAGGACTCTTTGCCCAACTCATCCGGCAGATACCAAACACAGCCATTGTGTTGTCCACCTATGAGCTAATTGTGTATCTGTTAGAAGACCATGCAAAGTAG
- the SLC25A33 gene encoding solute carrier family 25 member 33 isoform X1, with protein sequence MAGAPQENTLLHLFAGGCGGTVGAIFTCPLEVIKTRLQSSKLAFRAVYYPQVQLGTISGEGMVRPTSVSPGLFSVLKSILEKEGPRSLFRGLGPNLVGVAPSRAVYFACYSKAKERFNGIFVPNSNIVHICSAGSAAFITNSLMNPIWMVKTRMQLERKVRGSKPMNALQCARYVYQTEGIRGFYRGLTASYAGISETIICFAIYENLKKHLKEVQLSPSPPNGTERNSTNFFGLMFAAAVSKGCASCIAYPHEVIRTRLREEGTKYKTFIQTARLVAREEGYLAFYRGLFAQLIRQIPNTAIVLSTYELIVYLLEDHAK encoded by the exons atgGCGGGCGCCCCGCAGGAGAACACGCTGCTGCACCTCTTCGCTGGGGG ATGCGGAGGAACAGTTGGTGCCATCTTTACATGTCCCTTAGAGGTAATAAAGACTAGGCTCCAATCTTCAAAGCTAGCCTTCCGGGCTGTCTACTACCCACAAGTCCAGCTGGGGACCATCAGTGGTGAAGGAATGGTCAGGCCAACATCTGTATCACCCGGGCTCTTCAGTGTTCTCAA gtcaattctggaaaaagaaggacCAAGGTCACTCTTCCGAGGGCTGGGTCCAAACTTGGTTGGAGTTGCACCATCAAG AGCTGTCTATTTTGCATGCTACTCCAAAGCCAAAGAGCGATTTAATGGCATTTTTGTGCCCAACAGCAACATTGTGCACATCTGTTCTGCAGGTTCTGCAG cctttatCACAAATTCCCTGATGAATCCTATATGGATGGTGAAAACCAGAATGCAACTGGAACGGAA aGTCAGGGGTTCAAAACCAATGAATGCTTTGCAGTGTGCTAGATATGTTTACCAGACAGAAGGTATCCGCGGCTTCTATAGGGGCCTGACCGCCTCCTATGCTGGGATTTCGGAGACCATTATCTGCTTTGCTATttatgaaaatttgaaaaagcaCTTAAAGGAAGTCcagctctccccttctcctcctaaTGGGACCGAAAGGAACTCAACAAACTTCTTTGGACTgatgtttgctgctgctgtttccaagGGCTGTGCCTCTTGTATCGCTTATCCACATG aggtCATACGGACACGGCTGCGAGAAGAAGGCACTAAATACAAGACTTTCATTCAGACAGCACGTCTGGTAGCACGTGAAGAAGGCTATCTCGCCTTCTATAGAGGACTCTTTGCCCAACTCATCCGGCAGATACCAAACACAGCCATTGTGTTGTCCACCTATGAGCTAATTGTGTATCTGTTAGAAGACCATGCAAAGTAG